Proteins encoded in a region of the Chlorogloeopsis sp. ULAP01 genome:
- a CDS encoding phosphatase PAP2 family protein, with protein MEIDKLWSPEPIIYIQKFFGDSWDLFFQIVTELGAVAGVAVVFALVFWISGRRLAWCLVGAVVLVTAINMIIWSIFDVPRPNHPEINVYRELDTSSFPSGHTGTATIFWTTLTTLSRIPLAVTVCVIFLVMMSRLYLGVHYVGDVIGGLIIGLILFKIYLKLWPIVLQWFRGRTFKLFSVLSLSTPIAVFPFADSFPEGWEVFGAAVGAGIAVPLELWYVRYSPAKVSVRKILLKVVIGLGVLGTIVFASSFINDNESVRDVINFGLGTFWILFLAPALFARMRL; from the coding sequence ATGGAAATTGACAAACTCTGGAGTCCAGAGCCAATTATTTATATTCAAAAATTTTTTGGTGATAGTTGGGATTTGTTTTTTCAAATTGTTACAGAGCTAGGAGCAGTTGCAGGTGTAGCAGTAGTTTTTGCTTTGGTATTTTGGATTTCTGGACGACGGTTGGCTTGGTGCTTAGTCGGTGCTGTCGTCTTAGTAACAGCAATTAATATGATTATTTGGTCGATTTTTGATGTACCGCGTCCAAATCATCCAGAGATTAATGTTTATAGAGAGTTGGATACATCTTCATTTCCTAGTGGACATACTGGCACTGCAACGATTTTTTGGACAACATTAACTACATTGAGTCGTATTCCACTAGCAGTCACAGTGTGTGTCATTTTCTTAGTGATGATGTCTCGCTTATATCTTGGTGTCCACTATGTTGGAGATGTAATTGGTGGTTTGATAATTGGATTGATTCTATTCAAAATCTATCTCAAATTGTGGCCTATAGTTTTGCAGTGGTTTCGTGGGCGGACATTTAAATTATTTTCGGTTCTCAGTCTTTCAACACCCATTGCTGTGTTTCCCTTTGCTGACTCTTTCCCTGAAGGATGGGAAGTTTTTGGTGCTGCTGTTGGAGCAGGAATTGCTGTACCACTTGAATTGTGGTATGTTCGCTACTCTCCAGCTAAAGTATCTGTGCGAAAAATTTTGTTGAAAGTCGTAATTGGTTTAGGAGTACTGGGGACGATTGTCTTTGCTTCTAGCTTCATAAATGACAATGAATCAGTACGTGATGTTATTAATTTTGGTTTGGGGACATTTTGGATTTTGTTTTTAGCACCAGCATTGTTTGCACGTATGAGACTATAG
- a CDS encoding universal stress protein: MFERVLISTDFSDGLHRLAHFVSSLALAGIKQIVFLHVVPLWEKGIIPQVDSEKVEQAQTQLTEAVGKSPTDIEVKIEVQSGKPVETILKVAKTYQSQLIVLGSQSRSLLTEKLVGSTMAELSRQSKIPLLVLRPQLISAYTSEELTLRCQHLFRSLLLPYNDTQAANHLVQQVKHLAQNQSGRFLQQCKLCWVLENTGRREVPRKILPQQASETLSQIKADLEGVNLQVETEVREGHSVSEILKAAAMADISAIAVSSGTIGKLQEWLISSFAAEVLRHSWYPVLFIP; this comes from the coding sequence ATGTTTGAGAGAGTTTTAATTAGCACAGATTTTTCTGATGGTTTACATCGCCTAGCACATTTTGTTTCTAGTCTGGCGCTGGCAGGAATAAAGCAAATTGTTTTCCTGCACGTTGTCCCCTTATGGGAAAAAGGGATTATTCCACAAGTTGATAGTGAGAAAGTAGAACAAGCTCAAACCCAGTTGACAGAAGCTGTTGGCAAAAGTCCTACTGATATAGAAGTTAAAATAGAAGTTCAATCGGGAAAGCCTGTTGAAACAATTCTTAAAGTTGCCAAAACCTATCAGTCTCAGTTGATTGTACTGGGTTCTCAAAGTCGCAGCTTACTCACAGAAAAACTAGTGGGTAGTACAATGGCTGAATTATCTCGCCAATCCAAGATTCCTTTGTTAGTACTGCGTCCTCAGTTAATCTCTGCTTATACTTCCGAAGAATTAACACTTCGTTGCCAGCACCTATTCCGCTCTTTACTGCTTCCCTACAATGATACTCAAGCTGCGAATCACCTGGTGCAACAGGTAAAGCACTTGGCTCAAAATCAGTCTGGTAGATTTCTCCAACAGTGCAAGCTTTGCTGGGTATTAGAAAATACTGGTCGTCGAGAAGTACCAAGGAAAATTCTACCACAGCAGGCTAGCGAAACTTTGTCTCAGATTAAAGCTGATTTGGAAGGAGTAAATTTACAAGTGGAGACAGAAGTTCGAGAAGGACACTCTGTTAGCGAGATTTTAAAGGCAGCTGCTATGGCCGATATTAGCGCGATCGCTGTGTCTTCAGGAACGATAGGTAAACTTCAGGAATGGTTGATTTCCAGTTTTGCGGCTGAAGTATTGCGTCATAGTTGGTATCCTGTACTGTTTATTCCTTAA